A genomic region of Fusarium falciforme chromosome 4, complete sequence contains the following coding sequences:
- a CDS encoding ATP-dependent RNA helicase eIF4A, whose amino-acid sequence MATDKGLEDVPEGQIESNYDETVDSFDDMNLKSELLRGVYAYGFERPSAIQQRAIMPVIKGHDVIAQAQSGTGKTATFSISVLQKIDTNVKACQALILAPTRELAQQIQKVVVAIGDFMNIECHACIGGTSVREDMKALQDGPQVVVGTPGRVHDMIQRRFLKTDSMKMFVLDEADEMLSRGFTEQIYDIFQLLPQSTQVVLLSATMPQDVLEVTTKFMRDPVRILVKKDELTLEGIKQFYIAVEKEEWKLDTLSDLYETVTITQAVIFCNTRRKVDWLTDKLTARDFTVSAMHGDMDQGQRDLIMKEFRSGSSRVLIATDLLARGIDVQQVSLVINYDLPANRENYIHRIGRGGRFGRKGVAINFVTAEDVRMMREIEQFYSTQIEEMPMNVADLI is encoded by the exons ATGGCTACCGATAAGGGACTCGAGGATGTCCCCGAGG GACAGATCGAGTCCAACTACGATGAGACCGTCGACTCTTTCGATGACATGAACCTCAAGTCTGAGCTCCTCCGAGGTG TCTACGCCTATGGTTTCGAGCGTCCCTCTGCTATCCAGCAGCGTGCGATCATGCCCGTCATCAAGGGCCACGATGTCATCGCTCAGGCCCAGTCCGGTACTGGAAAGACTGCCACTTTCTCCATTTCCGTTCTCCAGAAGATCGACACCAACGTCAAGGCTTGCCAGGCCCTGATCCTTGCCCCCACTCGCGAGCTGGCCCAGCAGATTCAGAAGGTCGTGGTCGCTATTGGCGACTTCATGAACATTGAGTGCCACGCCTGCATTGGTGGCACCAGCGTCCGTGAGGACATGAAGGCCCTCCAGGATGGTCCTCAGGTCGTTGTCGGTACCCCCGGCCGTGTCCACGACATGATCCAGCGTCGGTTCCTCAAGACCGACTCCATGAAGATGTtcgtcctcgacgaggccgatgagATGCTTTCT CGCGGTTTCACCGAGCAGATCTACGACATCTTCCAGCTCCTCCCCCAGTCCACCCAGGTTGTCCTCCTGTCCGCCACCATGCCCCAGGACGTCCTTGAGGTCACCACCAAGTTCATGCGCGACCCCGTCCGTATCCTGGTCAAGAAGGACGAGCTTACCCTGGAGGGTATCAAGCAGTTCTACATTGCcgtcgagaaggaggagtgGAAGCTCGACACCCTCTCGGATCTGTACGAGACTGTCACCATCACCCAGGCTGTCATCTTCTGCAACACCCGCAGAAAGGTCGACTGGCTCACCGACAAGCTCACTGCCCGTGACTTCACCGTTTCTGCCATGCACGGTGACATGGACCAGGGTCAGCGTGATCTGATCATGAAGGAGTTCCGATCCGGCTCCTCCCGTGTCCTGATCGCCACCGACCTTCTGGCCCGTGGTATCGACGTCCAGCAGGTTTCCCTGGTCATCAACTACGATCTCCCCGCCAACCGTGAGAACTACATCCACCGAATTGGTCGTGGTGGTCGTTTCGGCCGAAAGGGTGTTGCCATCAACTTTGTCACCGCCGAGGATGTCCGCATGATGCGTGAGATTGAGCAGTTCTACAGCACCCAGATCGAGGAGATGCCCATGAACGTTGCCGACCTCATCTAA